Proteins encoded within one genomic window of Haloplanus vescus:
- a CDS encoding M28 family peptidase encodes MHDWIGETFTSDAGWDHLERLVDIGSRMAGTPGEREALEATRDALDDIGARDAHIDDFEIQGWVRGSSHLDTPDGDAECIALPRSPADTAAGRLVDCGDGLPEDFEDAELDGAIALVSASVPDHYDRFIHRREKYYRAVEAGAVGFVFRNHVPGCLAPTGSVGTDDTPLGPIPAVGVSREVGARLARRFAGDRVTLTVDCETPTAESGVVRADIGPDTDRAVYLTSHVDAHDIAEGAVDNGAGTATVLEVARALLARDDPLGRRVRVVCFGAEEVGLRGSKREADLVDADSVQAVVNCDGVGRGRTLQFYTHGFDALGQTVDAVADDFGHPVSRLPSQHPHSDHWPFVARGVPALLVSSDDGDRGRGWGHTRADTLDKLERRTLREGAILVTGVVAALADADHVDHRDPDAIAAALEREDHAEGMRVTGDWPF; translated from the coding sequence ATGCACGACTGGATTGGCGAGACGTTCACGAGCGACGCGGGGTGGGACCACCTCGAACGACTGGTCGATATCGGCTCTCGGATGGCGGGCACGCCCGGCGAACGCGAGGCGCTGGAAGCGACGCGTGACGCCCTTGACGATATCGGCGCTCGCGACGCGCACATCGACGACTTCGAGATACAGGGCTGGGTTCGTGGGTCGAGCCATCTCGACACGCCCGACGGCGACGCCGAGTGTATCGCCCTCCCCCGAAGTCCGGCCGACACCGCCGCGGGTCGCCTCGTCGACTGCGGCGACGGCCTCCCCGAGGACTTCGAGGACGCGGAGTTGGACGGCGCCATCGCCCTCGTCTCCGCCTCGGTGCCCGACCACTACGACCGCTTCATCCACCGCCGCGAGAAGTACTACCGCGCCGTCGAGGCCGGCGCCGTCGGCTTCGTCTTCCGCAACCACGTTCCGGGCTGTCTCGCGCCGACGGGCAGCGTCGGCACCGACGACACGCCGCTGGGCCCCATCCCCGCCGTCGGCGTCAGCAGAGAGGTCGGCGCCCGCCTCGCGCGTCGGTTCGCGGGTGACCGTGTCACCCTCACTGTCGACTGCGAGACGCCGACGGCCGAGAGCGGCGTCGTCCGCGCCGACATCGGTCCGGACACCGACCGCGCGGTCTATCTGACCAGCCACGTCGACGCCCACGACATCGCGGAGGGGGCCGTCGACAACGGCGCCGGCACCGCGACGGTCCTCGAAGTCGCTCGCGCACTCCTCGCGCGCGACGACCCCCTCGGCCGCCGCGTCCGGGTCGTCTGCTTCGGCGCCGAGGAGGTGGGGCTTCGTGGGTCGAAACGCGAGGCCGACCTCGTCGACGCCGACAGCGTGCAAGCGGTCGTCAACTGCGATGGCGTGGGACGCGGCCGGACGCTCCAGTTCTACACTCACGGCTTCGACGCCCTCGGTCAGACGGTCGACGCCGTCGCCGACGACTTCGGCCACCCTGTCTCGCGACTCCCGAGCCAGCACCCCCACAGCGACCACTGGCCGTTCGTCGCCCGCGGCGTCCCCGCGCTGTTGGTGTCGAGCGACGACGGTGACCGCGGGCGTGGCTGGGGGCACACCCGCGCCGACACGCTCGACAAGTTGGAGCGACGGACGCTCCGCGAGGGCGCCATCCTCGTGACGGGCGTCGTCGCCGCCCTTGCGGACGCCGACCACGTCGACCACCGCGACCCGGACGCCATCGCCGCCGCCCTCGAACGCGAGGACCACGCCGAGGGGATGCGCGTCACCGGCGACTGGCCGTTCTGA
- a CDS encoding thiolase domain-containing protein has protein sequence MTGVRVAGVGLTQFGRHPERTGRDLFGEAAVAAREESGVPPEDIEAINYGNFMGSLSERQGHQAPLMAEMVGVRCPATRYEEACASAGVAVREAVKTVRSGEADVVLVGGCERMTNLSTAAVTEALATAADELYEIRAGMTFPGAYALMQRAYFEEFGGSREDLAHISVKNHDNALPNDYAQFHRAITVDEVLDAPMVADPIGLLDACPVTDGASALVLVSDEYAVEHDVDAPVSITGSGQGGDTLALQDRDHLAVTPATERAATEAYDDAGVTAGDVDAVEVHDCFTIAEVMALEGLGFYDSGEAIGAARRGETTATGERPVNLSGGLKAKGHPVGATGGSQVVEMTRLLRGDHPNSEHVEDATVGLTHNAGGTVASAVVHVLEVDR, from the coding sequence ATGACAGGCGTTCGTGTCGCCGGCGTCGGCTTGACGCAGTTCGGGCGGCACCCGGAGCGGACCGGCCGTGATTTGTTCGGCGAAGCTGCCGTGGCGGCACGCGAGGAGTCGGGCGTCCCGCCGGAGGACATCGAGGCAATCAACTACGGCAACTTCATGGGGTCGCTCTCGGAGCGACAGGGCCACCAAGCGCCGCTCATGGCCGAGATGGTTGGGGTGCGGTGTCCGGCCACGCGCTACGAAGAGGCGTGTGCCTCCGCGGGCGTCGCGGTGCGCGAGGCGGTCAAGACCGTTCGCTCCGGCGAGGCCGACGTGGTCCTCGTCGGTGGCTGCGAACGGATGACGAACCTCTCGACGGCGGCGGTGACCGAAGCGCTCGCGACGGCCGCCGACGAACTCTACGAGATTCGGGCGGGGATGACCTTCCCCGGCGCCTACGCGCTGATGCAGCGAGCCTACTTCGAGGAGTTCGGTGGGTCGCGCGAGGACCTCGCACACATCTCGGTGAAGAACCACGACAACGCCCTCCCGAACGACTACGCCCAGTTCCATCGGGCGATTACCGTCGACGAGGTGCTCGACGCGCCGATGGTCGCAGACCCAATCGGCCTGCTCGACGCCTGCCCCGTCACGGACGGCGCGAGTGCACTCGTCCTCGTCAGCGACGAGTACGCCGTCGAACACGACGTCGACGCCCCGGTGTCGATTACGGGATCGGGACAGGGCGGCGACACCCTCGCACTTCAGGACCGCGACCACCTCGCGGTCACGCCCGCGACGGAGCGCGCGGCGACCGAAGCCTACGACGACGCCGGCGTGACCGCCGGCGATGTGGACGCCGTCGAAGTCCACGACTGCTTCACCATCGCCGAGGTGATGGCGCTCGAAGGGTTGGGCTTCTACGACTCCGGCGAAGCCATCGGCGCCGCCCGCCGCGGCGAGACGACGGCGACGGGCGAGCGCCCGGTGAACCTCTCGGGCGGGCTGAAGGCGAAGGGCCACCCCGTCGGCGCCACCGGCGGGAGTCAGGTCGTCGAGATGACGCGACTCCTCCGCGGCGACCATCCGAACAGCGAACACGTCGAGGACGCGACGGTCGGCCTCACTCACAACGCGGGTGGGACCGTCGCCTCCGCCGTCGTCCACGTCTTGGAGGTGGACCGATGA
- a CDS encoding Zn-ribbon domain-containing OB-fold protein translates to MSDAGYDEWLDAIDDGEGYYLECTEGHGSLPPRRVCPHCGTTDLNRTALPSTGTVETYTVCYVGGPEFEDEEPYATAVADFGAVRLTGVVRGVDPEDVTVGATVEPRIGTNQTTGEDLLTLRTQ, encoded by the coding sequence ATGAGCGACGCCGGCTACGACGAGTGGCTCGACGCCATCGACGACGGTGAGGGGTACTACCTCGAATGCACGGAGGGCCACGGCTCGCTCCCGCCGCGGCGTGTCTGCCCCCACTGCGGGACGACCGACCTGAATCGAACCGCGCTGCCGTCGACGGGGACAGTCGAAACCTACACCGTCTGTTACGTGGGTGGCCCGGAGTTCGAGGACGAGGAACCCTACGCGACGGCCGTCGCCGACTTCGGCGCGGTGCGCCTGACCGGCGTCGTTCGCGGCGTCGACCCCGAGGACGTGACGGTCGGCGCGACCGTCGAGCCCCGCATCGGGACCAACCAGACGACGGGCGAGGACCTACTTACGCTCCGGACCCAATAG
- a CDS encoding alpha/beta fold hydrolase — MNGKRLGLAVAGLAGGLAAGDRLLRDAAGELEPALDAPERTYHWRGLDIAYAELGDPADPTLVCLHGINAAGSSGEFRHVADALAESRHVVAPDLPGFGRSDRPPLRYSAALYEDFVADFLARYDAPAVLASSLSGAYVARAADDRRVSLDSLALVCPTTVGGPDPPKAWLRELLRAPVVGAACFDALVSKPSIRYFNADHAYADPDAVDPAWTDYQWRTTHQPNARYAVASFVAGYCNSDIDLEAALRDLDIPITVLWGRDATLPPLSTGRDLAEAADARLVVFDRAKLLPHVEHPDAFVAEVREAIGSGA; from the coding sequence ATGAACGGCAAACGCCTCGGTCTCGCCGTCGCGGGACTGGCTGGCGGCCTCGCGGCCGGCGACCGACTCCTCCGCGACGCCGCGGGCGAACTCGAACCGGCGCTCGACGCTCCCGAACGAACCTATCACTGGCGCGGACTCGATATCGCGTACGCGGAGCTGGGCGACCCAGCGGACCCGACGCTCGTCTGTCTCCACGGTATCAACGCCGCGGGGTCGAGCGGCGAGTTCCGACACGTCGCCGACGCGCTCGCCGAATCCCGTCACGTCGTCGCCCCCGACCTGCCGGGCTTCGGTCGCTCCGACCGCCCGCCGCTCCGCTACTCCGCGGCGCTCTACGAGGACTTCGTCGCCGACTTCCTCGCTCGGTACGACGCCCCTGCGGTCCTCGCCTCGTCGCTCTCGGGCGCCTACGTCGCGCGCGCGGCCGACGACCGGCGCGTGTCGCTCGACTCCCTCGCACTCGTCTGCCCAACCACCGTCGGCGGCCCCGACCCACCGAAGGCGTGGCTTCGCGAACTCCTCCGGGCGCCCGTCGTCGGCGCCGCCTGCTTCGACGCCCTCGTCTCGAAGCCATCGATTCGCTACTTCAACGCCGACCACGCCTACGCCGACCCGGACGCCGTCGACCCCGCGTGGACCGACTACCAGTGGCGGACGACCCATCAGCCGAACGCCCGGTACGCCGTCGCCTCCTTCGTCGCCGGCTACTGCAACTCCGACATCGACCTCGAAGCGGCGCTTCGAGACCTCGATATACCCATAACGGTCCTCTGGGGTCGTGACGCGACGCTACCCCCGCTCTCGACGGGGCGTGACTTGGCCGAGGCGGCGGACGCTCGGCTGGTCGTCTTCGACCGTGCCAAACTCCTGCCCCACGTCGAACACCCCGACGCGTTCGTCGCGGAAGTCCGCGAGGCTATTGGGTCCGGAGCGTAA
- the meaB gene encoding methylmalonyl Co-A mutase-associated GTPase MeaB, producing the protein MSEARVDVDDLVRGVLDGEHRALARAITTIENREPGYRDLVSALHGHTDGTAVVGVTGSPGAGKSTLVDKLAKAYRDAGLTVGVIAVDPSSPYSGGAVLGDRIRMASNVGDMDVFFRSMSARGQLGGLSTATADAITALDAFGKDRIIVETVGAGQNEVDVVRTADSVVVLVQPGSGDDVQMLKAGILEIGDLFVVNKADMDGAATTVTDLREMLHLRDGSTGGGGHHGLETHDSVDGDDDSDDAWDPRVLETVATEGEGVDDLIDALDDHRAHLRETGELDERAHTRYAEEIRQLLRADAADLLETELDRHGGIDELADAVQARETDPYSVVDRVLDPLADCVERRRE; encoded by the coding sequence ATGAGCGAGGCGCGCGTCGACGTGGACGACCTGGTGAGGGGCGTCCTCGACGGCGAACATCGAGCGCTCGCCCGCGCCATCACGACCATCGAGAACCGAGAGCCGGGCTACCGCGACCTGGTATCGGCGCTGCACGGGCACACGGACGGCACCGCGGTCGTCGGCGTCACCGGCAGTCCAGGTGCCGGGAAGTCGACGCTGGTGGACAAACTCGCCAAGGCCTACCGCGACGCGGGCCTGACTGTCGGCGTCATCGCCGTCGACCCCTCCTCGCCCTACTCCGGCGGGGCCGTCCTCGGTGACCGCATCCGGATGGCCTCCAACGTCGGCGACATGGACGTGTTCTTCCGGTCGATGAGCGCCCGCGGCCAACTCGGCGGCCTCTCGACGGCGACGGCCGACGCCATCACCGCCCTCGACGCCTTCGGCAAGGACCGCATCATCGTCGAGACGGTCGGCGCCGGGCAGAACGAGGTGGACGTGGTCCGGACCGCCGACTCCGTCGTCGTCCTCGTCCAACCCGGCAGCGGCGACGACGTGCAGATGCTCAAGGCGGGCATCCTCGAAATCGGCGACCTGTTCGTCGTCAACAAGGCCGACATGGACGGCGCGGCGACGACGGTCACCGACCTCCGCGAGATGCTCCACCTGCGCGACGGGTCGACCGGCGGTGGCGGGCATCACGGCCTGGAAACGCACGACTCGGTCGACGGCGACGACGACAGCGACGATGCGTGGGACCCGCGCGTCCTCGAAACCGTCGCCACCGAGGGCGAGGGCGTCGACGACCTGATAGACGCCCTCGACGACCATCGCGCCCACCTCCGAGAGACGGGTGAACTCGACGAGCGCGCGCACACGCGCTACGCCGAGGAGATTCGGCAGTTGCTACGGGCCGACGCCGCCGACTTGCTGGAGACGGAGCTCGACCGCCACGGCGGTATCGACGAACTCGCCGACGCGGTGCAGGCCCGCGAGACGGACCCCTACTCGGTCGTTGACCGCGTGCTCGACCCGCTAGCGGACTGTGTCGAACGCCGCCGAGAATAA
- a CDS encoding cobalamin B12-binding domain-containing protein, with amino-acid sequence MSTGQEQRAIRCLVAKVGLDGHDRGAHVIARAFRDAGFEVIYSGLHRAPEEIVQAAVQEDVDVLGISILSGAHNTLVPKVIEGLKSYGAFEDTLILVGGIIPDEDRSDLKAAGVAEVFGPGTPMSETIDFVREHVDR; translated from the coding sequence ATGAGTACGGGGCAGGAACAGCGGGCCATCCGGTGTCTCGTTGCCAAAGTCGGCCTCGACGGCCACGACCGTGGGGCACACGTCATCGCGCGCGCCTTCCGCGACGCCGGGTTCGAGGTGATTTACTCCGGGCTACACCGCGCCCCCGAGGAAATCGTCCAGGCCGCGGTCCAAGAGGACGTGGACGTACTCGGTATCTCCATCCTCTCCGGCGCGCACAATACGCTCGTGCCGAAGGTTATCGAGGGCCTGAAATCCTACGGCGCCTTCGAGGACACCCTCATCCTCGTCGGCGGCATCATCCCCGACGAGGACCGCTCCGACCTGAAAGCAGCGGGCGTCGCCGAGGTGTTCGGCCCGGGGACGCCCATGAGCGAGACCATCGACTTCGTCCGCGAGCACGTCGACCGATGA
- a CDS encoding S9 family peptidase — MGMFDIERYLNVRSAHGASVGPDGDRLAFLMDTTGVPQVWTLDAPSAWPEQRTFFDDRVTFATWSPERPELIVGRDRGGNEKETLYRLDVGDGSITDLTRHPDAKHRFGGWSPDGDRFAFAANRRDTAVFDIYVQARDAIGTDAELVFEGDGWLSVNGWAPDSDRLLLTESHSSFDQDVYVLDVTTGERRHLTPHEGTVRHRSATWGPDGENVYLVTDHDTDTLCLSRIDLATGDRSRVTAAGDADGLADDEWNVDGVALDQDSRRLVYSRNVDGYTELGVGELVAPGRLDHFPAPDLPASVAGGVSFGPDGDRFALTVTRSDDTANVYVVDARSGDAERWTRASTAGIPRDSFVAPELVRYPSFDGREIPAFFSLPDSDTGHGETPVVVDVHGGPESQRRPSFGRVKQYLLSRGYAVFEPNVRGSTGYGKAYTHLDDVDKRMDSVADLKAGAEWLHDHPAVDPDRIAVMGGSYGGFMTLAALTTYPDIWAAGVDVVGIANFVTFLENTGDWRRELREAEYGSLDADRELLESISPINHIENVEAPLFVLHGENDPRVPVSEARQVVEGAREAGVPVRELVFEDEGHGFTKLENRIEAYAAIAEFLDTHLAAE; from the coding sequence GTGGGTATGTTCGACATCGAGCGCTATCTCAACGTGCGGAGCGCCCACGGCGCCTCGGTCGGCCCGGATGGTGACCGCCTCGCCTTTCTCATGGACACGACTGGCGTCCCGCAGGTGTGGACGCTCGATGCACCCAGCGCGTGGCCCGAGCAACGCACCTTCTTCGACGACCGCGTCACCTTCGCTACGTGGTCGCCCGAACGTCCCGAACTGATAGTCGGCCGTGACCGCGGCGGCAACGAGAAGGAGACACTCTACCGTCTCGACGTTGGTGACGGGTCGATAACCGACTTGACCCGCCACCCCGACGCCAAACACCGTTTCGGCGGATGGAGCCCCGACGGCGACCGCTTCGCCTTCGCCGCCAACCGCCGCGATACCGCCGTCTTCGATATCTACGTGCAGGCCCGCGACGCCATCGGCACCGACGCCGAACTCGTCTTCGAGGGCGACGGGTGGCTCTCGGTCAACGGGTGGGCGCCGGACAGCGACCGCCTCCTCCTCACCGAATCCCACTCCAGTTTCGACCAAGACGTGTACGTCCTCGACGTGACGACGGGCGAGCGTCGCCACCTCACGCCCCACGAGGGGACCGTCCGCCATCGTAGCGCCACGTGGGGCCCCGACGGCGAGAACGTCTATCTCGTCACCGACCACGACACCGACACGCTCTGTCTCTCGCGAATCGACCTCGCGACCGGCGACCGCTCGCGCGTCACGGCCGCGGGCGACGCGGACGGCCTCGCGGACGACGAGTGGAACGTGGACGGCGTCGCCCTCGACCAAGACTCTCGTCGTCTGGTCTACTCGCGCAACGTCGACGGCTACACCGAACTCGGCGTCGGCGAACTCGTCGCCCCCGGGCGTCTGGACCACTTCCCGGCGCCCGACCTGCCAGCCTCCGTCGCCGGGGGCGTGAGTTTCGGCCCCGACGGCGACCGTTTCGCCCTCACCGTCACGCGGAGCGACGACACCGCGAACGTCTACGTCGTCGACGCCCGCAGCGGCGACGCCGAACGCTGGACTCGCGCCTCCACCGCGGGCATCCCGCGTGACTCCTTCGTCGCGCCCGAACTCGTCCGCTACCCCTCCTTCGACGGCCGCGAGATACCCGCCTTCTTCTCGCTGCCCGACTCCGATACGGGCCACGGCGAGACGCCAGTCGTCGTCGACGTTCACGGCGGCCCGGAATCACAGCGCCGCCCCTCCTTCGGACGGGTGAAACAGTACCTCCTCTCGCGGGGGTACGCCGTCTTCGAACCCAACGTCCGTGGGTCGACGGGGTACGGCAAGGCCTACACCCACCTCGACGACGTGGACAAGCGGATGGACTCGGTGGCAGACCTGAAGGCGGGCGCCGAGTGGCTTCACGACCACCCTGCGGTCGACCCGGACCGCATCGCGGTCATGGGTGGGTCCTACGGCGGGTTCATGACGCTCGCCGCGCTGACGACCTATCCAGATATCTGGGCGGCTGGCGTCGACGTCGTCGGCATCGCCAACTTCGTCACCTTCCTCGAAAACACGGGCGACTGGCGGCGCGAACTCCGCGAAGCCGAGTACGGCTCGCTCGATGCAGACCGCGAGCTGCTCGAATCAATCAGCCCCATCAACCACATCGAGAACGTCGAGGCACCGCTCTTTGTCCTCCACGGCGAGAACGACCCTCGTGTGCCCGTCAGCGAGGCTCGACAGGTCGTCGAGGGCGCCCGCGAGGCGGGCGTGCCGGTCCGCGAACTCGTCTTCGAGGACGAGGGACACGGCTTCACGAAACTGGAGAATCGCATCGAGGCCTACGCCGCCATTGCGGAGTTCCTCGATACGCATCTGGCCGCTGAGTAG
- a CDS encoding MTH865 family protein: MSDDVAAELREQFRTAFEGADFPVTGQMDLVPALPDGPGTRFEAGDGAISMSAMELASKLDGHQNFPYDSVDELVDDVMAALEAEDIL; this comes from the coding sequence ATGAGCGACGACGTTGCGGCCGAACTCCGCGAGCAGTTCCGAACGGCCTTCGAGGGTGCCGACTTCCCCGTGACCGGGCAGATGGACCTCGTCCCCGCGCTTCCGGACGGGCCGGGCACGCGCTTCGAGGCCGGCGACGGCGCTATCTCGATGTCGGCGATGGAACTCGCATCGAAACTCGACGGCCACCAGAACTTCCCCTACGACTCCGTCGACGAACTCGTCGACGACGTGATGGCGGCGCTCGAAGCCGAAGACATACTGTAA
- a CDS encoding glycosyltransferase, whose protein sequence is MRIAFVATTTAHHGDDWNARRMRGVAERLAARGHDVTVCCTQWWDGDHPAFDFEGVTYRRVTAEPAPRAFLARLPLVLNGLAPDVIHVATDPYLAVSAAKVAGMIRRTPVVVEWWAHPDDTAPPWRRYRAARSAHRVFVPSRTVETTVREYGADPDAIDVLPDSVDMAGIRSAPVDTRADVVYARDLDEHANAEEFLLAMAELRDREWRVAIIGDGPARPDIERTARDLRIDDRVEFLGALDPEAQRPILKGAHVFVQTATWAPFATELLRALACGCVGVVEYQSGSAAHELVEEDPRGSLVTSPQEIADEIAAAASMESWTVNEAYAPYDHDAVLDRYVDCYERAVDDYGLF, encoded by the coding sequence GTGCGCATCGCGTTCGTCGCGACGACGACTGCCCACCACGGCGACGACTGGAACGCTCGGCGGATGCGGGGCGTCGCCGAGCGACTGGCAGCGCGCGGCCACGACGTGACCGTCTGCTGTACGCAGTGGTGGGACGGCGACCACCCGGCCTTCGACTTCGAGGGCGTCACGTACCGCCGCGTCACCGCCGAACCGGCGCCGCGAGCGTTTCTCGCCAGACTCCCACTCGTCCTCAACGGCCTCGCGCCCGACGTCATCCACGTCGCCACCGATCCGTATCTCGCGGTGTCGGCCGCGAAGGTGGCCGGGATGATTCGGCGTACCCCCGTCGTCGTCGAGTGGTGGGCGCACCCCGACGACACGGCGCCGCCCTGGCGTCGGTACCGGGCCGCCCGCTCGGCCCACCGCGTGTTCGTCCCCTCTCGCACCGTCGAGACGACCGTCCGCGAGTATGGCGCCGACCCCGACGCCATCGACGTGCTTCCCGACAGCGTCGACATGGCTGGGATTCGGAGCGCGCCGGTCGACACTCGCGCCGACGTGGTGTACGCCCGGGACCTCGACGAACACGCCAACGCCGAGGAGTTCCTGCTGGCGATGGCGGAACTCCGTGACCGCGAGTGGAGGGTAGCGATTATCGGCGACGGCCCCGCCCGTCCCGATATCGAACGCACTGCCCGCGACCTCCGCATCGACGACCGGGTCGAGTTCCTCGGCGCCCTCGACCCCGAAGCGCAGCGACCGATTCTGAAGGGCGCGCACGTCTTCGTCCAGACGGCGACGTGGGCGCCGTTCGCGACGGAACTGTTGCGCGCGCTCGCCTGCGGATGCGTCGGTGTCGTCGAGTACCAGTCGGGGTCCGCGGCACACGAACTCGTCGAGGAGGACCCGCGCGGGTCGCTGGTCACGTCGCCACAGGAGATTGCGGACGAAATCGCCGCGGCCGCCTCGATGGAGTCGTGGACGGTCAACGAGGCCTACGCCCCCTACGACCACGACGCAGTCCTCGACCGATACGTCGACTGCTACGAACGCGCCGTGGACGATTATGGCCTGTTCTGA
- a CDS encoding universal stress protein has product MYERILVPTDGSECAAAATEHAVTIADRFDATLHACYVVDVDAVAHAAPELSLDDLRETLREEGAAATAAVAERATESGVETVETVREGIPEEAIREYADEAGIDLIVMGTHGRQGLDRYLVGSVTERLVRRSDVPVVTVRGP; this is encoded by the coding sequence ATGTACGAACGGATTCTGGTGCCGACCGACGGCAGCGAGTGTGCGGCAGCGGCGACGGAGCACGCCGTGACCATCGCGGACCGCTTCGACGCCACGCTTCACGCCTGCTACGTCGTCGACGTGGACGCCGTGGCGCACGCGGCGCCCGAACTGAGCCTCGACGACCTGCGCGAGACGCTCCGGGAGGAGGGCGCGGCGGCGACGGCGGCCGTCGCGGAGCGAGCGACCGAATCGGGCGTCGAGACGGTCGAAACCGTCCGCGAGGGTATCCCGGAGGAGGCCATCCGCGAGTACGCTGACGAGGCGGGTATCGACTTGATCGTGATGGGGACCCACGGCCGGCAGGGGCTGGACCGATATCTGGTCGGGAGCGTCACCGAACGGCTCGTCCGCCGGAGCGACGTGCCCGTCGTCACGGTGCGAGGGCCCTGA
- a CDS encoding DUF420 domain-containing protein codes for MATASASGPVKEHPAAVTALLSVVGYALVVGTFVGVFPESIYPDLSLQQVNRFSDGIAVVNTLATLSLVAGWRWIRRDEVKKHAAAMSTAFGLILVFLVLYLAKIGGGGTKEFVGPQLVYYAYLLMLAIHIILSIVSVPVVLHALVLGLTHTPSELRDTAHARVGRIAAGAWILSLSLGVVAYLLLNHVYSWEFTAAAVVLAAPASRSLRALAP; via the coding sequence ATGGCAACGGCCAGCGCTAGCGGCCCGGTCAAGGAGCATCCCGCCGCCGTCACCGCTCTCCTCTCCGTCGTGGGCTACGCCCTCGTCGTGGGGACGTTCGTCGGCGTCTTCCCCGAGTCCATCTACCCCGACCTCTCGCTCCAGCAGGTGAACCGCTTCAGCGACGGCATCGCCGTCGTCAACACGCTCGCGACGCTCTCGCTCGTCGCCGGGTGGCGGTGGATTCGCCGCGACGAGGTGAAAAAACACGCCGCCGCCATGTCGACGGCGTTCGGTCTCATCCTCGTCTTTCTCGTCCTCTATCTGGCGAAAATCGGCGGCGGCGGCACCAAGGAGTTCGTCGGGCCGCAGCTCGTCTACTACGCTTACCTCCTCATGCTCGCGATTCACATCATCCTCTCTATCGTCTCCGTCCCCGTCGTCCTCCACGCCCTCGTCCTCGGTCTGACCCACACGCCCTCGGAACTCCGAGACACGGCCCACGCTCGCGTCGGGCGAATCGCCGCCGGCGCGTGGATTCTCTCGCTCTCGCTCGGCGTCGTCGCCTACCTCCTCCTCAACCACGTCTACAGTTGGGAGTTCACGGCGGCGGCCGTCGTCCTCGCGGCCCCTGCTTCTCGCTCGCTCAGGGCCCTCGCACCGTGA
- a CDS encoding NAD(P)-dependent glycerol-1-phosphate dehydrogenase has protein sequence MFEKSTWIKLPRNVVVGHGVLDDLGDVVADLSVAGRPLVVTSPTPNDLVGDRVRAHLGGDPATVTVETAGFGAVERVVDAAEAESATYLVGLGGGKPIDTAKMAADRLGLGFISIPTAASHDGIVSGRSSIPEGDTRHSVAADPPLAVVADTEVIAAAPWELTTAGCADIVSNYTAVEDWKLAHRLQDVHYSEYAGELARMTAELLVESAGSIKQGLEESAWVVVKALVSSGVAMSIAGSSRPASGAEHLFSHRLDRIAPDRALHGHQVGVGSIIVAYLHEGEKGMWRNIRDALDVIGAPTTAADLGFDDETIIEALTTAHRIRDRYTILGNGISEAAAREAAVTTGVI, from the coding sequence ATGTTCGAGAAGTCGACGTGGATCAAGCTCCCGCGGAACGTCGTCGTGGGTCACGGCGTCCTCGACGACCTCGGCGACGTCGTCGCCGACCTCTCCGTCGCCGGGCGACCGCTGGTGGTCACGAGTCCGACGCCGAACGACCTCGTCGGCGACCGGGTCCGTGCCCACCTCGGCGGCGACCCCGCCACCGTCACCGTTGAGACGGCTGGCTTCGGCGCCGTCGAACGCGTCGTCGACGCCGCGGAAGCCGAGTCCGCCACGTATCTGGTCGGCCTCGGCGGCGGCAAGCCAATCGATACGGCGAAGATGGCCGCTGACCGCCTCGGGCTTGGCTTCATCTCGATACCCACCGCCGCCAGTCACGACGGCATCGTCAGCGGGCGCTCCTCGATTCCAGAGGGAGACACCCGCCACAGCGTGGCCGCTGACCCGCCCCTCGCCGTTGTCGCCGACACGGAGGTCATCGCGGCCGCACCGTGGGAACTCACCACCGCCGGCTGTGCCGACATCGTCTCCAACTACACCGCCGTCGAGGACTGGAAACTCGCCCACCGCCTGCAGGACGTTCACTACTCCGAGTACGCGGGCGAGCTCGCGCGCATGACCGCCGAACTGCTCGTCGAGAGCGCCGGCTCCATCAAACAGGGACTCGAGGAGTCGGCGTGGGTGGTCGTGAAGGCCCTCGTCTCCTCCGGCGTCGCCATGTCCATCGCTGGCTCCTCTCGCCCCGCCAGCGGCGCCGAACACCTCTTTTCCCACCGTCTGGACCGTATCGCCCCCGACCGCGCCCTCCACGGCCATCAGGTCGGCGTCGGCTCCATCATCGTCGCCTACCTCCACGAGGGCGAGAAGGGAATGTGGCGCAACATCCGCGACGCCTTGGACGTCATCGGCGCGCCGACGACGGCCGCGGACCTCGGCTTCGACGACGAGACGATTATCGAGGCGCTGACGACGGCCCACCGCATCCGTGACCGCTACACCATCCTCGGCAACGGCATCAGCGAGGCGGCCGCCCGCGAGGCGGCGGTGACGACGGGCGTCATCTGA